One region of Baekduia soli genomic DNA includes:
- a CDS encoding glycosyltransferase codes for MLPDEPRVALVHDFLLDLRGGERVFLALCEMFPEADLFTAVYDPVGTEGRFAHRRVHTSFLQRLRPDATSFRRYLPLYPYAMEALDLSGYDLVLSSSSAWAHGVLPSENAVHVCYCHNPFRYAWNAREATLRGRGPIARAALGAVLSRWRQWDWIAAQRVDRYVANSETTRRRIARYFTREADVVHPPVEIERFAPGVPGEHYVVLSELMPHKRIELAVRAFGQLRRPLVIIGDGPDARRLQRLAGPTVRFTGRVSDAEVARLLATSRALVVTATEEFGIAAVEAQAAGRPVIALDEGGVTESVVEGRTGVFYESATPEALAEAVAAFDPLSVDPADCVANAQRFSADAFRAGILANVEQGLAAGPGPRGERRRPALGLALAGRRTAA; via the coding sequence ATGCTGCCGGATGAGCCACGCGTCGCACTGGTCCACGACTTCCTGTTGGACCTGCGCGGGGGCGAGCGCGTGTTCCTCGCGCTCTGCGAGATGTTCCCCGAGGCCGACCTGTTCACGGCGGTCTACGACCCGGTCGGCACCGAGGGGCGCTTCGCCCACCGGCGGGTGCACACGTCGTTCCTGCAGCGCCTGCGGCCCGACGCCACGTCGTTCCGGCGCTACCTGCCGCTCTACCCCTACGCCATGGAGGCGCTGGACCTCAGCGGCTACGACCTCGTGCTCTCGAGCTCGTCGGCCTGGGCGCACGGCGTGCTGCCCTCCGAGAACGCGGTGCACGTCTGCTACTGCCACAACCCCTTCCGCTACGCCTGGAACGCGCGCGAGGCGACGCTGCGCGGCCGCGGGCCGATCGCGCGGGCCGCGCTGGGCGCGGTGCTGTCGCGCTGGCGCCAGTGGGACTGGATCGCCGCCCAACGGGTCGACCGCTACGTGGCCAACTCGGAGACCACGCGCCGGCGGATCGCGCGCTACTTCACCCGCGAGGCCGACGTCGTGCACCCGCCCGTGGAGATCGAGCGCTTCGCGCCCGGCGTGCCCGGCGAGCACTACGTCGTCCTGTCCGAGCTCATGCCGCACAAGCGCATCGAGCTGGCCGTGCGCGCGTTCGGCCAGCTGCGCCGTCCGCTGGTCATCATCGGCGACGGGCCCGACGCGCGGCGCCTGCAGCGGCTGGCGGGCCCGACCGTGCGCTTCACCGGTCGGGTCAGCGACGCCGAGGTCGCGCGGCTGCTGGCGACCTCGCGGGCGCTGGTGGTCACCGCGACGGAGGAGTTCGGCATCGCCGCCGTCGAGGCCCAGGCCGCCGGGCGGCCGGTCATCGCGCTCGACGAGGGCGGCGTGACGGAGTCCGTGGTGGAGGGGCGCACCGGGGTCTTCTACGAGAGCGCGACGCCGGAGGCCCTCGCCGAGGCGGTGGCGGCGTTCGACCCGCTGTCGGTCGACCCCGCCGACTGCGTCGCCAACGCGCAGCGCTTCAGCGCCGACGCGTTCCGTGCGGGGATCCTCGCGAACGTCGAGCAGGGCCTCGCGGCCGGCCCGGGTCCACGCGGGGAGCGCCGGCGGCCGGCGCTGGGCCTGGCGCTCGCCGGGCGCCGAACGGCCGCGTGA
- a CDS encoding glycosyltransferase family 2 protein, whose protein sequence is MRVAVVVPNRDGRRWLPGLIDSLRAQTRSPDRLIVVDDGSRDESVAWLRAQGIDVVGRGQPGGFAAAVNLGIASVADCDAVALVNTDVVLAPDWVARMAGVLEAAPEAGSVACKMVGMDDPGLIDDAGDTLRRDGVCEQRGHGRRDTDPPSRFGEAGEIWGACAGAALYRRDAVVAAGGFDERYGMYLEDVDLALRLRLAGWTCRYEPAVARHAGGGSGAAVGFWVARNSLLLVTRWFPLRWAPFVAYRQAGWLVSAARGGTLRGHLRGLAAGLRDARGSLRARRAAGGAPGAAAMAQAVPWRPWRGPGAGGHREALE, encoded by the coding sequence GTGAGGGTCGCGGTCGTCGTCCCCAATCGCGACGGGCGCCGGTGGCTGCCCGGCCTGATCGACTCGCTCCGCGCCCAGACCCGGTCCCCGGACCGCCTCATCGTCGTCGACGACGGCTCGCGCGACGAATCCGTGGCCTGGCTGCGCGCCCAGGGGATCGACGTGGTGGGCCGCGGGCAGCCCGGAGGGTTCGCCGCGGCGGTCAACCTCGGCATCGCCTCCGTCGCCGACTGCGACGCGGTCGCGCTGGTCAACACCGACGTCGTCCTGGCACCCGACTGGGTGGCGCGGATGGCAGGAGTGTTGGAGGCCGCACCCGAGGCGGGGTCCGTGGCGTGCAAGATGGTCGGGATGGACGACCCGGGCCTCATCGACGACGCCGGCGACACGCTGCGCCGCGACGGCGTCTGCGAGCAGCGCGGCCACGGGCGCCGGGACACCGACCCGCCGTCGCGCTTCGGCGAGGCCGGGGAGATCTGGGGCGCGTGCGCGGGCGCCGCGCTGTACCGCCGCGACGCCGTGGTCGCCGCGGGCGGCTTCGACGAGCGCTACGGGATGTACCTCGAGGACGTCGACCTCGCGCTGCGCCTGCGGCTGGCGGGGTGGACGTGCCGCTACGAGCCCGCGGTGGCGCGCCACGCCGGAGGGGGCTCGGGCGCGGCCGTCGGCTTCTGGGTCGCGCGCAACAGCCTCCTGCTCGTCACCCGCTGGTTCCCGCTGCGCTGGGCCCCGTTCGTGGCCTACCGGCAGGCCGGCTGGCTCGTGTCGGCCGCGCGCGGCGGAACGCTGCGCGGCCACCTGCGCGGGCTCGCGGCCGGGCTGCGCGACGCGCGCGGCAGCCTGCGGGCTCGCCGCGCGGCCGGCGGGGCGCCCGGGGCCGCGGCGATGGCACAGGCCGTTCCCTGGCGCCCGTGGCGCGGGCCGGGGGCCGGAGGCCACCGGGAGGCGCTGGAGTGA
- a CDS encoding alpha/beta fold hydrolase translates to MTGLAHDRTGTGPPLVLLHPLGADRHVWRPVLAHLAAHREVVTVDLPGFGGSAPLPPGVTPTPGALAGAVRAFCDDALGPASWHVAGNSLGGWVALALGLDRAAQTVTAIAPAGLWSAPLAPKPGVARSLARAVAPVIGAATRVTAVRRVTLLGTMAHPERVPPADAAALVRSYGRAPGFTAVNAAMRAGRFPDLDRVGVPVTLVWPEHDRLIARPRTIPAAIREIALPGCGHIPMWDDPGAVAAALLAGSAVPAAAW, encoded by the coding sequence GTGACCGGGCTCGCCCACGACCGGACGGGGACCGGGCCGCCGCTGGTGCTCTTGCACCCGCTGGGGGCCGACCGCCACGTCTGGCGCCCCGTCCTGGCGCACCTGGCCGCCCACCGCGAGGTCGTCACCGTCGACCTCCCCGGGTTCGGCGGGTCGGCGCCGCTGCCGCCGGGCGTCACGCCGACGCCGGGCGCCCTGGCCGGCGCCGTCCGCGCGTTCTGCGATGACGCGCTGGGCCCGGCGTCATGGCACGTGGCGGGCAACTCGCTCGGCGGCTGGGTCGCGCTGGCGCTGGGGCTCGACCGCGCCGCGCAGACCGTCACCGCGATCGCGCCCGCCGGCCTGTGGAGCGCCCCGCTGGCGCCCAAGCCCGGGGTGGCCCGGAGCCTGGCCCGCGCGGTCGCGCCCGTGATCGGCGCGGCCACCCGCGTCACCGCGGTGCGGCGCGTGACGCTGCTGGGGACGATGGCCCACCCCGAGCGCGTGCCGCCGGCCGACGCCGCGGCGCTCGTGCGCTCCTACGGTCGGGCGCCCGGCTTCACCGCCGTCAACGCGGCGATGCGCGCCGGTCGGTTCCCGGACCTCGACCGCGTCGGCGTACCCGTGACCCTGGTCTGGCCCGAGCACGACCGCCTCATCGCCCGCCCCCGCACGATCCCCGCCGCGATACGGGAGATCGCGCTCCCGGGCTGCGGCCACATCCCGATGTGGGACGACCCCGGGGCGGTCGCCGCGGCCCTGCTGGCGGGGAGCGCCGTGCCGGCCGCAGCGTGGTGA